The window TGGCATCGGGTGCTATGGTGGTGACGCTGACGGATCGAACTGGTACCGGAAACTTTTGGCTCGTTTCCGCATCAACTTTTCAAAGtgtgatagaaaaaaaaaaaaaaaaaaaaggcggaacaAGTTGTCTGCACTCTGTACATATGACATAATCCTCTAGCGACCTACTAGCAATATTGGCCGGATCCACTCCAACATCTTCCTTGTATCCATCATCTATCCAATGTGATTACTAGGCCAGCGAAGAAGAGTTCCACAGTTTCAGAGTCTCTCATCTCTACTCATCAACCAAGTGCTTTCCTCCCATTTTTGTCAGccatattttcattttgtctttcttttctttctttctttctttcttttttttttttgctttagtgTTTGATGTCCGTTGCGGATtagggagaaaacaaaaacgcgcacggatgataataataataaaaaaagaaagaatatggAGATTCGATATAAGGCGAAATTCGATTCATCAAACAAAGAGAGTCAAAGCCGACTGGATTACAATATTCAGCGTCGCCATGACGATGAAGACGCATACgcaagagaaacaaacaaaagaatgctGCATCGTCGGACTATATTAAGAATAACGGAATAGCCACAGACTCTCCCGATTTCGTTTTGCCTTCACCACTTGAATGGCatccccctctctttttttttctttatttatttatttccttttttttttgtgctgaaAAACCCAAGATCGATAGACACTCTATCCTCTATAGGAAAGGACCTCTCCTTATTACTTGACatctctttcttattttttttttttgtgtgtgtgtgtgtccctgCTTGTTGTTCACATCAGTCGAGATTGACTATAGCAAcccaaaaagaaggaaggaagaaaaaaacaaaacaaaaaaaaggcgcttGTATGTTTATCATGGAAAGCCATGCTGCATCCGCCGTGGAGCATTTCATCCGACAGACCCTGGTTGATCGTTCTCATCCATTCAAATGAGACAGACGTCTGATCCCCAGcacccccccccaccccccacgTTCGCCAGAAATCCAATAACTTTTCAACACGCAAAAAATTGcctatgtttcattttctttgtctattttggaaaccaaaaaaacaaaaaacaaatgggaaaaagTTTGCTGAATTTTCTCTGTAGATAAACTCGCCATTTTTATTACAGACTCATCTgtaatccctttttttttttgcatcacACGTCTGTTTATATCTACGCCCTGCAGGGCTCATCTCAACAcaggccgaaaaaaaaaaaaaaaatggtaacaaaataaaaatatagaCCCGGTAACGACAAGGCAAGTAAGACAATCCCAATATAAAACATGAATCCCCAAACGTAAAAGTGGCCCAATCAGCTGACGGGCACTGCGGCCGGTACAACCGATGACGTCATGACTCGAAGCTCAAAATGAAAGATAAAATAATTTGtacggttttttgtttttcttaaaaagggtggcaacgtaaaaaaaaaaaaaataataatagaaaactTGGCAACTCGAGTAtcttgtctttaaaaaaaaaaaggggggggggagggagggggagGAAAATAGGAGGCGCAGAAGAACACGATCGTTGCAAACGATGCTCGAAATTGTAGTCATTTCAGCTccggaacaagaaaaaaaaaaaaaaaaaagggaaatgacaGTCGGCACGCGACTATAAATGTACCGACTCAAAGGCCAACAAAGAAGAGCCAGCCACGCAGGAAAAAAATAGTCTTTGACGATGGATAATAACACtgagtttttctttccctcttaTTCTTCCCCctcttaaataaaaaaaagaagaaaaacatttcacgcttctttttttttgtaggtatGTACAGTGTAGTAGTAGCAGCTAACGGTAGGGATCGATATATGCGGGAGGGACACGCTTGTTTAACCAAGGCAAACAACAAGGCGCTGTGGTCCGACTCCCATCTCTGGCCAAAATGAcacgaacaacaacaaaaaaaaaaaagaaaaaaaaaaattataagaaAATACCGACACATCCCGACGCCGGTGAGCGTTATGGCACGCGTGTCTTacccgcatttttttttaaacgattgTGTGTGCGAACTCGGGCTGGGTTAGAGAACGGCCTTATAACAATACAATGAATTGGACAAACAAGGCGAGACAGAAAACGATATCCCGTTCTCAAATTTgttaaataaatagaaagagCACACGTCTCGAGGGGAAGAagcgcaataaaaaaaacaaaaaaacaacggcAGTTTCTAATTTTCTAGAGGGGTGGTGTGCTCTCTCGTGTACCTCAACACGTTCCGCAGTGTTACACTCCCGCACGGCGGCGACAGCACGCCCCGAAACATCCAAGCGACTGTTGTTTTTGCCCCCAATGACATGTTGACATGACCAAGCTTTTCTTCAAATTGGCTATCAATTCCCACATAAAGTAACAGTCGTAAAACTTTCAAACGAATAGAAACAAAACGTCACGTAGAACTGTCCATTGATGGATGACGAACCTCGCGGgaatttcaaaagcaaatCCCCTCGACTAGACATAAATAACcagcttcaaaaaaaataaaagaaaacaaaagggacaTAGCCATTTTGCTGAGCTTTTTGGCTTTTCGCTTGCAAACTAGATTTGTTTCTTTGGATTTTTCATAAGGACTCACGCACACAAGCATCGACGTCCATCATCTCCCCCCGGGGAGCTTAGAAAAACCCAAAAACTTGAACTTGCAACGTATATATTTTGATTACATCTAGTCGGCCATGGATTGAAGCgcggaaagaagaagagaaaagaacttGAAGGGATGCTATCGATTTTCTCCTTGTTTTCGAGAGGATTGAgcgtgagagagagaaaaaaaaaaaaagaattctacAGTTTAATGATTGGCtatagtgaaaaaaaaaaaaaaaaaaaaaagggaaaccctagaaagaaaacaaaaatattttcagaTTGCATGCTTTAAGGGCTTGTCACGTTCGCCCTACCCGGCTAGAAAATTATCTTACGGGCCGCCTACTTTATTGAGAGCTCCACCTAATAGCCAAATGACCACCCACCAAACAAAAgactatgaaaaaaaaaaaaaaaaaaaaaaaaaggaaaaaatgcgGAAATTGTCATCATTACAACAGAGTCGAAGAGTTTCTTATCGTCCGGTCTTTGGTCGGACGTTCATCATTTATCTGCGCCAGCGGGGAGATAAGATAGCCGACATCCCgaaagaaaagtgaaacaGCCCGAGACATAAAGACGATCGTTTGTCCAGAGTCGCAGGGGCTGTCGTTGCTGGAACATTCGCAACAATGGCCGCCAAAGTGGGCGACATCGAGTTCGATCGACGTCAGATGATTGGATGGGGACCGAACGGCACAGTCGTTCTGCGTGGCCGTTTCAACGGCGTCCAACAACCGGTGGCCGTCAAACGTTACATCACGAAACAGCTGAAATGGAACGCCAACGAATTCGAACTGTACCGAAAAGAGGACCACGACAATATCCTACGACTCTATCACGTCACATCCGATCAATCGGgtttcacgtaaaaaaaaaaaaaaaaaaaagaaaaaagagttaaATCAATTACTTATTCCCTGTCTGTGTTTCCCTGTTTTGTCTGATGTCttctacttttctttcttttgttgttggaaATAGCTACTTCGCTTTGGAACTGTGCGTCTGTAACTTGGCTGATTACCTGGCTGGAAAGTACAGAGGGCCGGTCCTGTCCTCACGAAACATCCTACTGCAGACGACGCAAGGCGTAGAGCATTTGCATTCGTTGGGAATCGTACATCGTGGACTGAAACCCAACAACGTCCTCTTCAATCGTCCAGACTACGAACGTGACGacattcaaatcaaattgtcTGACTTCGGTGTGATGGCCAACGCGTGGGGTGACAGTTGGCCTTGTGGCGACATGGACAACGTCGAAGGTTGGCTGGCCCCCGAACAGATCAAAATGCCAGTCAGTGGTGGACGTACAATGGAAAAGACCACAGGATCGCTATTGCCAACGAGTTTCGATATCTTTGCGCTTGGCTGCCTCTTTTTCTGCGTTTTGACGAGCGGCCAGCACCCATTCGGATCGCCTTCATATTTCCGTGATCAGAGAGCATTGGCCGGTAACTACGATTTGGCGCCACTAGTACAACAAATGCCAGTCGCCGCCATTTTGATAGAAAGAATGATCCAACGAGATCCAGATTACCGACCCTCAGTCAAAGATGTTTTAGCACAATCAAAGTTTTGGTCGCTGGAcatttaattacatttttttttttaattgagaCGAAAATAAATTGCTCCTCTCTACGCATTCTTACGTGTACAACGACGCAGTATGCAAGCAAATTGCAATTGCTTTTGGTTTCGTCTTtaacacaaaaatgacaaCAACCTCAAGAAGTGTACATTTTGAACTATTTCAATCCATCATTTGGACAGCAATCGAATCGGAACGCCCCAACAATTATCCTTGTTGTGTCCACCAAAACTAGCATAGCTACGACGAAAGACAAATTAAAGAATGCAACACACATACCTGTTATTGCAGTTTCGGCATAAGTGGAATGTCAAGAAAATAGGCTCTAGTAGTTGACGATTTCAAAGGGCCAAGTGGAAACGGATGTGGTTCGTCCACCAGCAAGTCACTCAGCCATCAAACACGTGGTTTTTctcgacttcttttttctttgtgcagCCATGACGTAAAAGATGAGTCAGTCCAAACAATCAAAGTCAAACAAAACTTCACTGTTGTACGTGGCAAATTTGGGCATAGCTTCCAGCAAGAGAAAGTTTATTGAACACGACGAactcgccaaaaaaaaagttatgacCTGCACTGCCGAAAGCAGACTTGTCTAATCTTGAGTGCCAATATCCTAAGGGAACTCTGGTGGCCATAGaacaaagcttttttttccctcgctTTCCCGCGTAATGTGGAAGAACTCGAGACAAAGAGTTCTATGGAAACTTGCTCATTGTGTTCTTCGTATTTACATAATGTATGATAAGCACCAACTTTAGTTGAAACCTCAACTTTCTTGGCTGCCAGAACTGAAAGCCTTGAACGAAATCGACGCCAGTGGCGACTTGCCCGGAAATCCAATCATCAGTTAGTGCCGAGTCGAAGCCTTTCGCGTTGGAATTAAGCCAATGCTCCCTATTGTCAGAATAAAGTAATCCAGTTTTCGAAATATGACCGGGAAAGATGGGAAAACATTCGATAACCATACACGCATTTGATTTACATAATTCTAGAAGGGCTTCTAGAATTTTTATACGGACTTACTGAATTCTGGTTTTTGCACAGTTCGTTCACCTCGCGACTATCTACCTTAAAATTTGTGTATTGATTTCAGCTATTAAATCTACCCATtgcgggaaaaaaattaacaaatgaCTCATTAATCAGAAACCTTGATTTGACTATTGAGGTATTGAAGGATGGCGATGACTCCGACTGACAGCGAAAGAGGAAGTGACACAGCTTTGATCCATGACCACCAACTGGTAaacgattgaaaaaaataattagaacATTCATCACTGCATTTGTATATCCTTTCCGAATCTACAATAGCAAGCAAAGCAGGTGAAAACATAGCACCAAACTAACAGATTGTCATCGAAAGGCAGTTTTATTGAAAGACCTAAAACTACAGTctggaaataaaaactaaatgtGGATGAAATGCAACAAAATGGACGGCTAATCTCATCCAGCAGATCAGCATCTTAAGTTACTCGTTGGGGTCATCAGACACTTTGAAGGTGCTAGCCAAAGGCACAATTCCACTGTCTTGAATCACAACTCGCTTGAGGGGTTTGTCTCCGTTATCGGTTTTTGTGTTTCCAATGGTCATGAGAACATCCATTCCCTCGATAACCTAAGACCATATTAGGCATAACGCAAATTAGCATCCAACACTATTCTGAAATTGCAGTCTATTACCTTTCCAAAGACAACATGTTTTCCGTCCAACCATGGAGTGGGAATCAATGTAATGAAAAATTGAGATCCATTTGTATCTTGGCCTAGGTTAGTTCAACAAAGTAATCGccaataaattttgtttttcaggtaatcttttttcttgcacaattgtattgaattctagaagaaaaaaaaaactcaccaGAGTTGGCCATGCTCAAGAAACCAGCAGATCCATGCTTGGCCTTGAAGTTCTCATCAGGAAATGACTCTCCAAATTTGCTAATAGAACCTAAACCATTCCCAGAGATAACATCTCCACCTGCAAGATAGGTAACAAACAAATTGTGGGGTTAGTCACAGGTAAGCCATACAACTTCAAGACATTTAGGTGATAATTTAATGATTTTTGGAATCCTTAGAAATACAAATGACATTCAAAATGTTCACTTTTTcttgaggaaaaagaaattctactGGGatgttaataaaaaatattacgTTAAGATTGGAACTTGCCTTGAATCATAAAATTTCTGATAACCCTGTGGAAGTGAGAACCAGCATATTTTTTGCCAGAAATGCCAGTAGTGGCAAGTGTTTTGAAATTATCTACAGTTTTAGGGACATCTTCGCCAAAAAGTCCTATCACAATTCGTCCagctttttcatttccaatgGCAATGTCAAAATACACTTGGTCAGTGATGGTAAAGTATGTGgcctaaagaaaaatgaacataTAATTTTAGTTGAGATGGTAAAAGTAGTAAcgaaaacataaagaaaaaacaaactctTATTACAttagaaaaagcaaaacagcAGATTCCAATTAAAGTTACTAAGATGCAATTCATATTGCGTTTCAATAAAAACCACTTATTGCCAACTGATTTCTAtcgcttccaaaaaaaaaaggaagacgtTTTACGTTGGCAGACAAGGAAGTTCTGAAACATACACAGAACACTTGCGACTTGTCATTGTTAAGACAACTGTTTACAGTTGCCGCTAGGCATCATTGGTAAATTAAGGCTACCATCTAGCGGGCTTCACCAGAAGGGCTCGGAAAGGAAGGCGGTTGTTTTCGAAactgaaaatacaaaaataaacgaaacagTAAAAccatgaaaaattaaaacttaacaCTCACTGTCAAATTAAgagataaattaaaaaaaaaaaatcgtgaactggtttcatttatttaacactgcaagaaaaaaaaggttgataataataaaataaccAAACAGAAGAATAGTTGGTTCTGTTCGCTTAGGTTGGCCATGTTGCATGGAATTTAGATACATAAAGTTTAACGCgaaaaaaacaggaagagAAGCATCCCACAGTATTTAAGAGTTACGTTATATCGGCAAGATAtaaaactttttcattttcctggTACCAACTAACATGAGACGGTGATGGCATGATTCTGAATGTAACCATGCGTGCACCA of the Daphnia carinata strain CSIRO-1 chromosome 10, CSIRO_AGI_Dcar_HiC_V3, whole genome shotgun sequence genome contains:
- the LOC130701561 gene encoding serine/threonine-protein kinase/endoribonuclease IRE1-like, coding for MAAKVGDIEFDRRQMIGWGPNGTVVLRGRFNGVQQPVAVKRYITKQLKWNANEFELYRKEDHDNILRLYHVTSDQSGFTYFALELCVCNLADYLAGKYRGPVLSSRNILLQTTQGVEHLHSLGIVHRGLKPNNVLFNRPDYERDDIQIKLSDFGVMANAWGDSWPCGDMDNVEGWLAPEQIKMPVSGGRTMEKTTGSLLPTSFDIFALGCLFFCVLTSGQHPFGSPSYFRDQRALAGNYDLAPLVQQMPVAAILIERMIQRDPDYRPSVKDVLAQSKFWSLDI
- the LOC130701457 gene encoding peptidyl-prolyl cis-trans isomerase B-like, coding for MNCILVTLIGICCFAFSNATYFTITDQVYFDIAIGNEKAGRIVIGLFGEDVPKTVDNFKTLATTGISGKKYAGSHFHRVIRNFMIQGGDVISGNGLGSISKFGESFPDENFKAKHGSAGFLSMANSGQDTNGSQFFITLIPTPWLDGKHVVFGKVIEGMDVLMTIGNTKTDNGDKPLKRVVIQDSGIVPLASTFKVSDDPNE